One Paenisporosarcina sp. FSL H8-0542 genomic region harbors:
- a CDS encoding WecB/TagA/CpsF family glycosyltransferase, translated as MVKETYLGVDVSPLTYEGIISELQQKMARNEQSTIIAVNPEKVITANRDPQVKTLINESTFQIPDGVGVLLASKLRGGKITSRVTGVDMMGELLDFAASQGHPVYFYGAKEEVVTKAISEIQKERPLLTVAGYTNGYEKDEAALVQRIHESGAKILFVALGSPKQEIWIKRNLVNLPNVLVFQGVGGSFDVFSGMVKRAPALFRKFGLEWLYRLASNPSRIKRQMNLPIFLWRVLIGKK; from the coding sequence ATAGTGAAAGAGACCTACTTAGGCGTGGATGTATCGCCATTAACATATGAAGGAATTATCAGTGAATTACAACAGAAAATGGCTCGTAATGAGCAGTCAACAATTATCGCAGTAAACCCGGAAAAAGTCATAACTGCAAATCGGGATCCACAAGTGAAAACGTTAATTAATGAATCAACTTTCCAGATTCCTGATGGCGTTGGTGTCTTATTGGCATCAAAACTAAGAGGTGGCAAGATTACTTCCCGTGTTACTGGGGTAGACATGATGGGGGAACTACTGGACTTCGCCGCATCACAAGGCCATCCGGTTTATTTTTATGGGGCAAAAGAAGAAGTCGTGACTAAAGCGATTTCAGAGATTCAAAAAGAGAGACCACTTCTGACCGTTGCTGGATATACAAATGGTTATGAGAAAGATGAGGCAGCTTTGGTACAACGTATTCATGAAAGTGGAGCGAAGATATTATTCGTTGCACTCGGCAGCCCAAAACAGGAAATATGGATAAAGAGAAACCTGGTTAACCTTCCAAACGTTCTTGTTTTTCAAGGGGTCGGTGGGAGTTTTGATGTATTTTCGGGAATGGTCAAAAGAGCACCCGCACTTTTCCGTAAGTTTGGGTTAGAATGGTTATATCGTTTGGCAAGTAACCCATCACGTATCAAACGTCAAATGAACTTGCCGATCTTTTTATGGCGAGTATTAATAGGTAAGAAATAA
- a CDS encoding glycosyltransferase family 4 protein, which yields MKILLVTSYDYPHLGGLSTHMTTLQSGLEARGHQVDTLSFSDVPKWKRDFIARGPSFILNKISLGAGYVWTLERRQAFLEKMLREDKYKAYDVVNAQDVFATRASLAAGLPTVTTVHGYLTYEGISKGSVAEGSKHADKLMAVERVGYTATREVITVDTRIKDYVKRETGVDGTMIKNFIDVDSFKPEVERRREFRDKYGLNQDELIFFVPRRLTRKNGVIYPVLSFPPVLEKFPNARVLFAGTGEMFDEIKSKAAELGVADNVTLLGAVAHKDMIEYFALSDVVLVPSIYSAGVEEATSISALEAMGSGVPLIACAVGGLKEIVDHEKDGLLVEERNIEDLSNAMIHLLENREEGSQLADAARKKIVDQYSHYAAAEKYESIYKRAISK from the coding sequence ATGAAAATATTATTAGTCACGTCGTATGACTATCCTCATTTAGGTGGCCTTTCGACACATATGACAACATTACAATCCGGGCTTGAAGCTCGTGGACATCAAGTGGATACTTTATCTTTCTCTGATGTACCAAAATGGAAACGTGATTTTATCGCACGTGGTCCGTCGTTTATTTTAAACAAGATTTCTTTAGGTGCTGGTTATGTGTGGACGTTAGAACGTCGCCAGGCATTCCTCGAAAAAATGTTACGTGAAGATAAATATAAAGCGTATGACGTAGTTAATGCGCAAGACGTATTCGCCACTCGCGCTTCTCTTGCAGCAGGTCTTCCGACAGTTACCACTGTTCATGGTTATTTAACGTATGAAGGTATTTCAAAAGGATCTGTTGCTGAAGGATCAAAACATGCGGACAAGCTAATGGCAGTAGAACGTGTAGGTTACACGGCTACGCGCGAAGTCATTACAGTTGATACACGCATTAAAGATTATGTGAAGCGTGAAACAGGCGTTGACGGAACAATGATTAAAAACTTCATTGATGTAGATTCATTTAAACCAGAAGTTGAACGTCGCCGTGAATTCCGTGACAAATATGGCTTAAATCAAGATGAACTTATCTTCTTTGTTCCACGTCGTTTAACTCGTAAAAATGGCGTTATTTATCCAGTATTGTCATTCCCGCCTGTTTTGGAGAAATTCCCGAACGCTCGTGTACTATTTGCAGGCACAGGTGAAATGTTTGATGAAATCAAATCTAAAGCTGCAGAACTAGGCGTAGCAGATAACGTTACATTACTAGGAGCCGTAGCTCATAAAGACATGATCGAGTACTTTGCTCTAAGTGATGTTGTATTAGTTCCTTCTATATATAGTGCAGGAGTTGAAGAAGCGACATCCATTTCTGCTCTTGAAGCAATGGGCTCAGGTGTACCACTAATCGCTTGTGCTGTAGGTGGATTAAAAGAAATTGTTGACCATGAAAAAGATGGTCTACTTGTTGAAGAAAGAAACATTGAAGATCTTTCAAATGCCATGATTCACCTTCTTGAAAACCGTGAAGAAGGATCACAGCTGGCTGATGCTGCGCGCAAAAAAATCGTGGACCAGTATTCTCATTACGCAGCTGCCGAAAAATATGAAAGTATCTATAAACGTGCAATCTCTAAATAA
- a CDS encoding C40 family peptidase, whose translation MKKRITQMIIAVLLISVAPFMTTQASASTENEIVNYAKTLQGVPYQYGGITPSGFDCSGYTSYVFKNIAGISLNRTAANQYSQGTSVSKSNLQPGDLVFFDNLGYTSHVGIYIGNSQFISATSSKGIAIASINDPYYWGKYYMGAKRIGSASVASTPPVTNGNFTDVKSTHPAYVAIKELNMDGVINGFENQQFRPNAEVTRGQAAAMVNRVLKLTPKNQSRFSDVPTNHTFAKDIAAMNEAGILSGYTSGRFGMNDSLTKSQLAVILDRAFKISAATENQVHTASIYNDVPKTYWAHDPIVALKTIDQTTVFQTSYYKVNAEASRAEFSAAVYSAIMAK comes from the coding sequence ATGAAGAAACGTATTACTCAGATGATCATCGCTGTGTTACTGATCTCAGTGGCGCCATTTATGACGACTCAAGCCAGTGCTTCAACAGAAAATGAAATCGTGAACTACGCTAAAACATTACAGGGCGTCCCATACCAATATGGTGGAATTACTCCATCAGGGTTTGACTGCTCTGGATATACATCTTATGTTTTCAAAAATATTGCTGGTATATCATTAAATAGAACAGCTGCCAATCAATATTCACAGGGCACTTCTGTTTCAAAATCAAATCTTCAACCGGGAGACTTAGTTTTCTTCGATAACTTGGGATACACATCTCATGTAGGAATTTATATTGGAAATAGCCAATTTATCTCAGCAACTTCTTCTAAAGGAATTGCAATAGCGAGCATAAACGACCCATACTACTGGGGAAAATATTATATGGGTGCTAAACGAATTGGAAGTGCATCAGTTGCATCTACACCACCCGTAACAAATGGTAATTTCACGGATGTGAAATCAACGCATCCAGCCTATGTAGCAATTAAGGAACTAAATATGGATGGTGTAATCAATGGTTTTGAAAACCAACAATTCCGTCCGAATGCTGAAGTTACTCGTGGACAAGCTGCCGCGATGGTAAATAGAGTATTAAAATTAACGCCTAAGAATCAATCTCGATTTTCTGATGTTCCAACAAATCATACTTTTGCTAAAGATATAGCGGCAATGAACGAAGCAGGTATATTAAGTGGTTATACTTCAGGAAGATTTGGAATGAATGATTCTTTAACAAAATCACAATTAGCCGTAATTTTAGACCGTGCATTCAAAATTTCTGCTGCAACAGAAAATCAAGTTCACACGGCCTCTATATATAATGATGTTCCAAAAACGTATTGGGCTCACGATCCAATTGTTGCATTAAAAACAATTGACCAAACAACAGTTTTCCAAACATCGTATTACAAAGTTAATGCTGAAGCATCTCGTGCTGAATTCTCAGCAGCGGTGTACAGCGCTATAATGGCAAAATAA
- a CDS encoding nucleotide sugar dehydrogenase, with product MKKTICVVGLGYIGLPTAVMFANHGHQVHGVDVNEDTVKMIQKKQLHIEENGLQERLDKAIDSGSLTVSTEPIKADVFIIAVPSPIKADKTADLEYVRIATASTVPFLEKGNLVILESTVPPRTVEDVMMPELIKANLEIGMELLVSHSPERVIPGRVFEELVSNDRIIGGVNVESAKQTTALYQSFVKGTMHETDATTAELVKVMENTYRDVNIAFANELAKIAQNIGVNIWEAIKLANFHPRVNIHMPGPGVGGHCIAVDPWFLVELDPQQAKIIHLSRQTNDGMPSYTAQLTADILNAKGIKDPKIAVLGLAFKGNIDDMRESPSVDVVEQLRERQMSLSAYDPHIKHNNLPEQTQDQFVALQHASAILVLTDHQAFRDLNPEEIKSHMTNHIIIDTKNCIDRAKWEAAGFDVYLLGDSKN from the coding sequence ATGAAAAAAACCATTTGCGTAGTTGGACTCGGATATATCGGATTACCGACTGCTGTCATGTTTGCAAATCATGGACACCAAGTTCACGGAGTGGACGTTAACGAAGACACGGTTAAAATGATTCAAAAGAAACAATTACATATCGAAGAAAACGGTCTACAGGAGCGTTTAGATAAAGCCATTGATTCTGGTTCACTGACTGTTTCTACAGAACCAATCAAGGCGGACGTCTTTATTATCGCTGTTCCTTCACCAATCAAAGCGGACAAAACAGCTGATTTAGAATATGTAAGAATAGCTACTGCATCTACAGTTCCTTTCCTTGAAAAAGGTAACTTGGTTATTTTGGAATCAACTGTTCCTCCACGCACGGTAGAAGATGTAATGATGCCTGAATTGATTAAGGCGAACTTGGAAATTGGCATGGAATTGTTAGTGTCCCACTCACCTGAACGCGTGATCCCAGGTCGAGTATTTGAAGAATTGGTTTCCAACGACCGTATTATTGGTGGTGTCAATGTAGAGTCAGCTAAACAAACGACAGCACTTTATCAATCATTCGTAAAAGGTACGATGCATGAAACCGATGCAACGACTGCTGAACTTGTAAAAGTAATGGAAAACACCTACCGAGATGTTAATATTGCTTTCGCAAATGAATTGGCAAAAATCGCACAGAATATTGGAGTGAATATTTGGGAGGCAATCAAGCTTGCTAACTTCCATCCTCGGGTGAATATTCATATGCCAGGCCCTGGTGTTGGTGGACACTGTATCGCAGTTGATCCTTGGTTCTTGGTGGAACTTGATCCGCAACAAGCGAAGATCATTCACTTGTCACGACAAACAAATGATGGCATGCCATCCTATACTGCTCAATTAACGGCAGATATTTTAAATGCAAAAGGCATTAAGGATCCGAAAATTGCTGTACTGGGATTAGCGTTTAAAGGCAACATTGACGATATGCGTGAAAGTCCTTCTGTTGACGTAGTGGAACAACTTCGTGAGCGACAAATGAGTTTGTCAGCATACGATCCACATATTAAACACAACAATTTGCCGGAACAGACGCAAGATCAATTTGTAGCGCTTCAACATGCTTCGGCGATTTTAGTATTAACTGATCACCAAGCGTTTAGAGACTTGAATCCTGAAGAAATCAAATCACATATGACCAACCATATCATCATCGATACTAAAAACTGTATTGATCGTGCGAAATGGGAAGCAGCTGGATTTGATGTATATCTTTTAGGTGATTCCAAGAATTAA
- the csaB gene encoding polysaccharide pyruvyl transferase CsaB, which translates to MKIVLSGFYGLGNTGDEAILKAIVDNLRSELNNPEITVFSLSPELTAKEHGVKSVYRGWRHQNKEKVRALRDADLLISGGGGLLQDTYPTKFLFGPLPYYLLIVFLAKLCGAKVMFFSQGIGPVTSTWGKILMKIFANLADFVTVRDQYSKDYLHSLGVKRPETVVTADIVFAFRADEENSAYDSLPLKGDEKIVAVTVRPWFEHPDYIEKMAHLLDELIEQRGVTPVFVPMEGKYDVPASNDVLSHMKHADKTYMLGSDFSPNQFLNFIRHADLTVGLRLHALIFSALSNVPHLGFSYDKKVESFLKRSGMWDYSFRLGEIDQAKLLENALYLLDNKEAAQKTMEPNVDQLRREAMRNLDLLKEKFGN; encoded by the coding sequence TTGAAAATTGTATTATCCGGCTTCTATGGTCTTGGTAACACAGGAGACGAAGCGATACTAAAAGCGATCGTAGATAATCTGCGTTCTGAATTAAACAATCCTGAGATCACTGTGTTTTCCCTATCGCCTGAATTAACAGCGAAGGAACATGGCGTGAAATCTGTTTATCGTGGATGGAGACATCAAAATAAGGAAAAAGTAAGAGCGTTGCGTGATGCAGACTTATTGATTTCCGGTGGTGGCGGCTTGCTTCAAGACACTTACCCAACGAAGTTTTTATTCGGCCCGCTTCCTTATTATTTACTAATTGTGTTCTTAGCTAAACTTTGTGGAGCAAAAGTAATGTTCTTTTCACAAGGAATCGGCCCCGTTACCTCTACATGGGGTAAGATTTTGATGAAAATCTTTGCTAACCTGGCTGACTTCGTCACGGTTCGTGACCAATATTCAAAAGACTATCTGCATTCACTCGGTGTTAAACGACCTGAAACAGTGGTGACTGCTGATATCGTTTTCGCATTCCGAGCAGACGAAGAAAACTCGGCATATGATTCACTTCCTTTAAAAGGTGACGAAAAAATCGTTGCCGTTACTGTACGTCCATGGTTTGAGCATCCGGACTACATTGAAAAGATGGCTCATTTATTAGATGAGTTAATAGAACAACGTGGCGTTACACCGGTTTTCGTTCCAATGGAAGGAAAATATGATGTACCTGCTTCCAATGATGTATTGTCACATATGAAACATGCAGACAAAACATATATGCTTGGTTCTGATTTTTCACCAAATCAATTCTTAAACTTTATCCGCCATGCGGATTTAACTGTCGGCTTGCGTTTACATGCTTTAATATTCTCAGCACTCAGCAATGTTCCTCATCTTGGGTTCAGTTACGATAAGAAAGTAGAAAGCTTCCTAAAACGTTCTGGCATGTGGGACTACTCATTCCGTTTAGGTGAAATTGATCAGGCAAAACTTCTTGAGAATGCCCTTTATTTACTGGACAACAAAGAAGCTGCACAGAAAACAATGGAACCTAATGTCGATCAACTTCGTCGTGAAGCTATGCGCAACTTGGATTTATTAAAAGAAAAATTCGGAAACTAA
- a CDS encoding lipid II flippase MurJ, translating to MSNLKKAALWSTGLALLLKLSGFVREAVVANEFGASNETDGYFLAFGFITLVVAMISTGFNNVFLPMYIKRKKTGLDTSEQNANALLNWTMVIFGFISILGWFFAKQFVPVIYPNMKEGIEPYAVEMTQIFFAFMMLIALTGLLDSYLQSRRIFVPSQLAKLLATLMAAIFAIFFSEVWGIYSLVYGFLFGTILGVVIQLYFLGRSDYKWRMDFTMEPDFKKAFIILIIPSLLNSVVGQINLFVNKAFASGVGVADGAVTYLNNSSLLISIPNAIYATTLAAIIFTLMSEQTEDIKKFKDTFFRGMEISLVTLLPITVGLLVVGDAAVSFIYERGKFSAQDTDNTYIALLFYLPIIVFQGMQLILSKSMYARGKTAVVFRISVTTILLNFLLNWWLVDDYGYPALAVSASVVSIYYFTVSMIVVYRDLGMSEFSRFARMSVRVIIPAVLMGLVVWGAKIALGAEDWYSLIQLAVLVPIGIIVYAASLKVTYPTGFNRMLSMVKRSK from the coding sequence ATGAGTAACTTGAAGAAAGCAGCGTTATGGTCAACAGGACTTGCTTTATTACTGAAATTATCAGGGTTCGTTCGTGAAGCAGTAGTCGCGAATGAGTTTGGGGCATCAAATGAAACAGATGGCTACTTCCTCGCTTTCGGTTTTATTACATTAGTGGTGGCCATGATATCTACAGGCTTCAATAATGTATTTTTGCCAATGTATATTAAACGTAAAAAAACTGGATTGGATACTAGTGAACAAAATGCGAATGCCCTCCTGAACTGGACAATGGTCATCTTTGGTTTTATCAGTATTTTGGGATGGTTTTTTGCGAAACAGTTTGTTCCCGTCATTTATCCCAATATGAAGGAAGGCATAGAGCCATATGCCGTTGAAATGACTCAGATTTTCTTTGCATTCATGATGTTAATCGCGTTAACCGGACTATTGGATTCCTATCTTCAGTCCCGGCGCATATTTGTACCTTCACAATTAGCGAAGTTGTTAGCTACATTGATGGCAGCCATTTTCGCCATTTTCTTCAGTGAAGTATGGGGAATTTATTCACTGGTCTACGGATTTTTATTCGGAACGATTTTAGGTGTTGTTATTCAGTTATACTTCCTAGGCCGTTCCGATTATAAATGGCGTATGGATTTCACTATGGAGCCGGATTTCAAGAAAGCTTTCATTATATTGATTATCCCCTCTTTATTGAACTCTGTGGTTGGACAAATAAATCTGTTCGTCAATAAAGCTTTCGCATCTGGTGTGGGTGTCGCTGACGGTGCTGTTACGTATTTAAACAACTCATCGCTTCTAATCAGCATACCGAATGCGATTTATGCGACGACTCTAGCCGCGATTATATTCACTTTGATGAGTGAACAAACGGAAGATATTAAGAAATTTAAAGATACTTTTTTCCGTGGTATGGAAATTTCTCTTGTTACGTTGTTACCAATTACAGTGGGGTTATTGGTTGTTGGTGACGCTGCTGTGTCGTTCATTTATGAGCGTGGAAAATTCTCAGCGCAAGATACAGATAATACGTATATTGCCTTGTTATTTTACCTACCAATTATCGTTTTCCAGGGAATGCAATTGATTCTATCCAAATCGATGTATGCTCGCGGAAAAACAGCTGTTGTATTCCGAATCAGTGTCACTACAATTTTATTAAACTTCTTATTAAACTGGTGGTTAGTTGATGATTACGGCTACCCTGCACTCGCCGTCTCGGCGTCAGTAGTCAGCATTTACTACTTTACAGTGTCTATGATTGTGGTTTACAGAGATTTAGGAATGTCTGAGTTTTCTCGATTTGCTCGTATGAGTGTCAGAGTGATCATACCGGCAGTCCTTATGGGGCTTGTGGTTTGGGGAGCTAAGATCGCTTTAGGTGCAGAGGATTGGTATTCGCTAATCCAGCTAGCAGTGCTTGTGCCAATCGGTATAATCGTATATGCAGCGTCATTAAAAGTCACTTACCCGACTGGCTTCAATCGCATGTTGAGTATGGTGAAACGATCTAAATAA
- a CDS encoding S-layer homology domain-containing protein produces the protein MKHIKKGLLLVVMFTLAFTMLLTTQKVKADSHDDITGTLAPEMREAVKRGILLGYGEGKYGQEEQVTRAQFAAFIKRALNLPEAQATFKDVTPNMTLAASVNAVAGAGIMQGVTSDRFNPDALITREQVALTIENALIYSKMELVKKETLFSDASLMTSATKLAIFHATNYGIINGIPNDDGTMRFEPKSNATRAQAAAFIVRFLEAKESYVPTPPTEPEPEPPIDTTKYYNAIIKDGQLVKGQSEYITYDAAAAAFRSNPSAKAIYKGNEMIQIKDGLAYAKHYTPGSTTVIYSDNTFSKQVTYIQYGRELKLLESNDKYVKVQAGGTIGFAKQSEIEYIPQELITNKDYYMPSSTGVLTHFTYNHANKSFGFGGYQIGPAPIFMTNLQKYYSQDGVNFYHENGVFAGQHYPYFQYLSARSKTNYTADELNLYIMERLQTVSSKYPTALTKSKLIGLGAFLKEVESKYNVNALFILSAAMHESDSGMSVNAQTKNNLFGIKVFDSTPEDGESYIKPEDSVVAFVTRYVNLNYGPPTGSYAKGLAPGNKSSGMNVHYASDPNWGAKIAQYMWRGDTLLGYKDSGVNAKQLAMTAHNGVINVRSTPEVKSDNLLFTYKVKDLGANNSFGYPLVILDEIIGADGYKWFKVLSDQNSPADFGWIREKDANNTLVKKIN, from the coding sequence ATGAAACATATAAAGAAGGGTTTGCTTCTTGTGGTCATGTTCACGTTGGCATTTACGATGTTATTGACGACACAAAAAGTAAAAGCCGATAGCCATGATGATATTACCGGTACTTTAGCACCTGAGATGAGAGAAGCTGTTAAACGGGGAATATTGTTAGGTTATGGAGAAGGAAAATACGGCCAAGAAGAACAAGTAACACGTGCTCAATTTGCAGCATTCATAAAAAGAGCTTTAAATTTACCTGAAGCACAAGCCACTTTTAAGGATGTTACACCAAATATGACATTAGCTGCTTCTGTTAATGCTGTGGCTGGTGCAGGTATTATGCAAGGCGTAACGTCAGATAGATTTAATCCTGATGCCTTGATTACACGTGAGCAAGTTGCTTTGACCATTGAAAATGCATTGATTTACAGTAAAATGGAATTAGTAAAAAAAGAAACCCTTTTTTCAGATGCTAGTTTAATGACATCAGCAACGAAATTAGCAATTTTTCATGCAACTAATTACGGAATTATAAACGGTATTCCGAATGACGATGGGACAATGAGATTTGAACCGAAGTCTAATGCGACTAGAGCGCAAGCAGCCGCATTTATCGTACGTTTCTTAGAAGCGAAAGAGAGCTATGTGCCAACACCACCCACTGAACCTGAACCTGAGCCACCTATTGATACAACTAAATACTACAATGCCATAATTAAAGATGGTCAACTTGTGAAAGGGCAATCGGAATATATTACATATGATGCTGCAGCTGCTGCTTTCAGAAGTAACCCTTCTGCCAAAGCAATCTATAAAGGCAATGAAATGATTCAAATTAAAGATGGCCTTGCTTATGCAAAGCATTACACACCGGGATCAACTACTGTCATTTATTCAGATAACACTTTTTCAAAACAAGTCACATATATTCAATATGGTAGAGAATTAAAATTACTGGAGTCCAATGACAAATATGTAAAAGTTCAAGCTGGTGGGACAATTGGTTTTGCGAAACAAAGTGAAATTGAATATATTCCGCAAGAGCTGATTACAAATAAAGATTACTACATGCCGTCATCTACAGGTGTGTTAACACATTTCACTTATAATCATGCCAATAAATCATTTGGTTTTGGTGGCTATCAAATTGGACCTGCACCAATATTTATGACGAATCTTCAAAAATATTATTCTCAGGATGGCGTCAATTTCTATCATGAGAATGGTGTATTCGCAGGTCAGCACTATCCATATTTCCAATACTTATCAGCAAGAAGTAAAACGAACTATACAGCAGATGAATTGAATCTATACATTATGGAACGTTTACAGACTGTTTCTTCAAAATATCCTACGGCATTAACTAAATCGAAACTGATTGGGCTAGGTGCTTTCTTAAAAGAAGTGGAAAGTAAGTATAATGTGAACGCGCTCTTCATCCTTAGTGCGGCGATGCATGAGAGTGATTCAGGAATGAGTGTGAATGCACAGACGAAGAACAATCTTTTCGGTATTAAAGTATTCGATTCAACACCTGAAGATGGAGAATCATATATCAAACCTGAAGATAGTGTCGTGGCATTCGTGACCCGTTATGTGAACTTAAACTATGGTCCACCTACTGGCTCATATGCTAAAGGTTTGGCGCCTGGAAATAAATCTTCAGGAATGAATGTTCATTATGCTTCTGATCCAAACTGGGGAGCTAAGATTGCTCAATATATGTGGCGTGGGGATACTTTACTAGGTTACAAGGATAGTGGAGTAAATGCGAAACAATTGGCAATGACAGCTCATAATGGTGTAATCAACGTGAGGTCTACTCCTGAAGTCAAATCCGATAATCTATTATTCACATACAAAGTAAAAGATTTAGGTGCTAACAATAGCTTTGGTTATCCATTGGTGATTTTAGATGAAATCATTGGCGCGGATGGATATAAGTGGTTTAAAGTGTTATCAGATCAAAATTCACCTGCAGATTTCGGGTGGATTCGTGAGAAAGATGCAAACAACACACTTGTAAAGAAAATTAACTAG
- a CDS encoding S8 family serine peptidase has protein sequence MKYIGSIALSALLLFGSLPNHEVVAETTHHILVKVNDSQKDLLDNYKILREFDTIPVFELEVTSSQLNELKMDSSNVQILPDFDYQISADSVPVSFKQLKVTPTQVTPYTGKGVKVGILDTGIDTEHSDLFVRGGFCSLEVKCPQSVSYDDDNGHGTHVAGTIAALKNNAGIQGVAPNVELFAIKSLNRNGGGSTASLVAGVEWAIKNDIDILNISVTTNGDDPALRMVLDKAYQSGMVLVAAAGNEGESLQKDSVQYPAKYDSVIGVAAITATNEKLLESSSGPEVEIAAPGSSIVSTYPRNLDTTDGLKNGYFSQSGTSMAAPHVTGVLALYKERFPNASNVKLRQMLQVTATDLGAVGRDETFGYGVATYEPIITELPFLESKVANGQILFTLQNKDAVSSWKLTENGTTLKEVTGSKWELYRPAGTYSFNFTFVMKNGAAVTEKVNVTLKNPAFTDLNQSQWYSSHVSYLFFKEQMNGYKDGSFKPTKEITRAEAVALLGRAKDLNGEERVTSFKDVGSGNFASGYIQSALEEGILSGFPDGTFKPNQAVTRAEMAILIQNAFMFPSDPNKGLHFSDMNTGMASYEAIQALVQQGIAKGISTTQFQPHAKMTRSTYSVFLARAQKPTVFK, from the coding sequence GTGAAATACATTGGGAGTATTGCTTTGTCTGCGCTTTTACTTTTTGGTAGTTTACCCAATCATGAAGTAGTTGCGGAAACAACGCATCACATTCTAGTAAAAGTAAACGATAGCCAGAAAGATTTACTCGATAATTACAAGATACTGCGTGAATTCGACACTATCCCGGTATTTGAACTTGAAGTAACATCTTCACAACTGAATGAACTTAAGATGGATTCATCAAATGTTCAAATCCTGCCAGATTTTGATTATCAAATTTCAGCGGATTCAGTCCCAGTATCCTTTAAACAACTTAAAGTTACGCCTACACAAGTTACACCCTATACAGGAAAAGGCGTTAAGGTAGGTATTCTGGATACAGGAATTGACACGGAGCATTCCGATTTGTTTGTTCGTGGAGGCTTTTGCAGTTTAGAAGTGAAATGCCCACAATCTGTGTCTTACGATGATGACAACGGTCATGGAACACATGTTGCGGGAACAATAGCTGCGCTGAAGAATAATGCAGGTATTCAAGGTGTAGCGCCAAATGTTGAATTATTTGCAATTAAATCGTTAAATCGTAATGGAGGCGGTTCTACTGCCAGTTTAGTCGCTGGTGTAGAGTGGGCCATTAAGAATGATATAGATATTTTAAATATAAGTGTTACAACTAACGGGGATGACCCCGCGCTTCGAATGGTATTGGATAAAGCGTATCAAAGTGGGATGGTGCTAGTTGCCGCTGCTGGGAACGAAGGAGAGTCTTTGCAAAAAGATAGTGTTCAATATCCCGCAAAATATGACAGCGTCATCGGTGTTGCTGCTATAACTGCAACAAACGAGAAATTGCTTGAATCTTCAAGTGGACCAGAAGTTGAAATTGCAGCACCAGGTTCATCTATAGTTAGTACATATCCGAGAAATTTGGATACAACGGATGGCCTAAAGAACGGATATTTTTCTCAATCAGGTACTTCTATGGCTGCTCCACATGTTACCGGAGTGTTGGCACTTTATAAAGAACGATTCCCAAATGCATCAAATGTAAAATTGCGTCAAATGTTGCAAGTGACAGCCACGGATTTAGGTGCAGTAGGACGAGATGAAACGTTTGGGTATGGAGTCGCTACCTATGAGCCTATCATTACAGAACTACCATTCTTGGAATCCAAAGTAGCAAATGGTCAGATCTTGTTTACATTACAAAATAAAGATGCTGTGAGTAGTTGGAAGCTAACAGAAAATGGGACTACCCTAAAAGAAGTGACAGGCTCAAAGTGGGAATTGTATCGTCCTGCGGGAACTTATTCATTTAATTTTACTTTTGTAATGAAAAATGGAGCTGCTGTAACAGAAAAAGTTAATGTGACATTAAAAAATCCGGCGTTCACTGACTTGAATCAATCCCAGTGGTATTCAAGTCATGTCAGCTATTTGTTCTTTAAAGAACAAATGAATGGTTATAAGGATGGATCATTTAAGCCCACTAAAGAAATTACAAGAGCTGAAGCAGTAGCATTACTTGGACGAGCAAAGGATTTGAATGGGGAGGAGAGAGTCACTTCATTTAAAGATGTAGGTTCTGGTAATTTTGCATCTGGCTACATCCAGTCTGCATTAGAAGAAGGAATTCTATCAGGTTTTCCGGATGGTACATTTAAGCCTAATCAAGCTGTGACTCGCGCAGAGATGGCTATTCTCATACAAAATGCATTCATGTTCCCAAGTGATCCTAATAAAGGTTTACATTTTTCTGATATGAATACAGGCATGGCAAGTTATGAAGCCATTCAGGCATTAGTTCAACAAGGAATAGCAAAAGGTATTTCGACAACACAATTCCAACCTCATGCAAAAATGACAAGGTCAACGTACAGTGTGTTCTTAGCAAGAGCCCAAAAACCGACAGTCTTTAAATAA